Proteins co-encoded in one Dreissena polymorpha isolate Duluth1 chromosome 12, UMN_Dpol_1.0, whole genome shotgun sequence genomic window:
- the LOC127852379 gene encoding uncharacterized protein LOC127852379, whose amino-acid sequence MADYKDIIRKPETLGWFKAAMAMKITRDCLLDIVKQATHELYDKIRKVIKIKDGIQEDVVCSQCNTPKVLPCDANNKCCNYGTCEFHTIHKQQSCPKANLCNAICREIVANHRFRNRSKKQSFKGPTWVNTDACKWCNDPWQIAKCYLSKEGYTDVNLAEDIDFNGIVYVIYNCEFFQAYLKDNLDRSRNVCTKARDVGREVRHAPSNSMTSQESDRAIDTLVALLQNLKHVNHQFAAKTAVDMLTQKNKTES is encoded by the exons ATGGCAGATTACAAGGACATCATTCGCAAGCCGGAAACCCTCGGCTGGTTTAAGGCGGCAATGGCTATGAAGATCACACGTGACTGTCTGCTCGACATTGTAAAACAGGCGACTCATGAATTGTATGATAAGATCCGTAAAgtgataaaaataaaagatggTATACAAGAGGATGTTGTCTGCAGTCAGTGTAATACTCCAAAAGTGCTGCCTTGTGATGCCAATAATAAATGCTGCAACTATGGAACGTGCGAATTTCATACAATTCACAAGCAACAAAGTTGCCCCAAGGCTAATTTATGCAATGCAATATGTAGGGAAATTGTAGCAAACCACAGATTTCGAAATCGTTCGAAAAAACAAAGCTTTAAAGGCCCTACCTGGGTAAACACAGATGCGTGTAAATGGTGCAACGACCCATGGCAAATTGCCAAATGCTATCTCTCAAAGGAAGGCTACACGGACGTTAACCTAGCAGAAGATATCGACTTCAATGGCATAGTATATGTCATTTACAACTGTGAATTCTTTCAAGCGTATTTAAAGGACAACCTGGATCGAAGCAGAAATGTTTGCACCAAG GCTAGAGATGTGGGGCGTGAAGTACGACATGCTCCCTCAAACTCAATGACCAGCCAAGAAAGTGACAGAGCCATCGACACTCTAGTAGCGCTGTTGCAGAACCTAAAACATGTCAACCACCAGTTTGCGGCAAAGACTGCAGTTGACATGTTAACACAG AAAAATAAGACAGAGAGTTGA